CTGCAATAATCTTGTTAAAATACTTTCGACATCTTCTCCCACATAACCAGCTTCTGTCAAAACAGTAGCATCGCAAATGCAGAAAGGCACGTTCAGTACTTTGGCAATTGTCTTTGCTAACAAGGTTTTTCCAGTTCCAGTCTCTCCAACCATAATGATATTGGATTTTTCTATTTCTATCTCATCTTTTTCTATCTTTTGGTTTAACCGCTTATAGTGGTTATAAACCGCTACAGAAAGAACCTTTTTAGCGTCATCTTGTCCAATAACATACTGATCTAAATGTGACTTTATTTCAGCAGGTTTCAACAATTTCAATGCCGCTTGTACACTTTTATTTTTACGTAAGGTGAGCTCCTCGGCCAAAATCTCGTTTGCCTGTGTAACGCATCGATCACATATATGGGCATCATTACCCGCAATGAGCATCAATGTCTCGGACTTTCGCAAACCACAAAATGAACAAGTAACTTCTCTTGAATTCTTTGCCATTTTATTTATCCTTCTTTCCTGTTAATACCTCATCAATCATGCCGTTTTCTTTAGCCTCCGATGAAGTCATCCAAAAATCACGATCCGAAGCCTTTTCAACCCAATCGTAGGGCTGCCCCGAGTGATCAGCAATTATCTGATAAAGTTCTTTTTTCAACTTCAGCATCTCGCGAAGATTAATTTCCATATCAGCCGCAACACCCTGCGCACCTCCCGAAGGTTGATGAATCATCACACGGGAATGTTTTAAAGCTGCTCGCTTTCCTTTTGCCCCAGCGACTAACAATACAGCACCCATAGAAGCCGCCATACCGGTACAGATGGTAGCAACATCGGGAGCTATGTACTGCATGGTATCATAGATACCTAACCCTGCATACACGCTGCCACCTGGGGAGTTAATATAAATCTGAATATCCCGATGTGCGTCGGCAGATTGTAAAAATAGCAGCTGCGCCTGTATAATATTAGCCACTTGGTCAGTAACAGCATCGCCTAAAAATATAATCCTATCCATCATCAAACGAGAAAAAACGTCCATCTGGGCTACATTTAGTTGACGTTCTTCTATAATGTATGGAGTTAATGACACAGGCGATTGTTGTTCTACCTTATTGATAAATTTATCTACATGCTGGCTCCCGATACGATGGTGCTTAACAGCGTATTTTCGGAATTCATTTTTATCTATATTCATACGATTTTACTTTTTTGCCTAGCTAAGATATAAGATTAATTCTAAAATCTATAATCACAGACAACTTGATCACATTTTTTACCTGGCACATATACAAAGAGTACGCCAACACCCTGATTGACACATTTTCAAGAAAACCACCTGACAATCTGCCTGCATTTATTCTAAACCTGACAAGATCTTCCTTGAACCAAGATAAAATCAAAATCGGACCAAACTAAAAAGGCCGCCCATTAATAACGATGGACGGCCTTTTGTTATCTCTTTGTAAGAAATTACTTTAGTTCCAAAAACTTGTTATAATCGATATCCTTCTTATTCAGTTTAACAACTCCTTTTAAAAAGTCAAATACTTTCAAGGCCTTTACTTCCTCAAAAAGCCTGTTTGCCTGTTCCTTATCCTGTAAAAACTGAACAGTATACTGAGATAGCTGCTCTTCACTTACCGGCTGCGGACTATACATTTTGAACTGCGCTGCAATGCGCTCCTTTGCAAGTTTAAATACCTCTTCGTATTTAATCTCCAACTTATTCTCCGTGATGATTTTATTTTCAATCAAGGTCCACTTCAGGTTCTTCACAAAATCTTCATATCCTTCATTTAATTCCTCATCGGTCAATTTCTCATTCGTAGCTTTCAACCAACGCTTCAAAAATTCGTCTGGAAACTTGACGTCCACTTTCTCCATACCCAAAGTGTATAGATCATTTTGCAAACGCTGATCTGAATTCTGCACTAGCATAGATTCCACCTCGGTTGTTACACGAGCCCTAAATTCCTCTTCCGTTTTTACTTCACCCTCACCAAAAAGTTTATCAAAAAATTCTTGATTAAGATCGGCTTCTTCTAATCTATTTACATTTTTAACGACTAACTTGAAAGTTGTGTCTGCCAAGCTCGCAACCTCTTCTTCTGTAATATTCAGTAATTTCGCGATGGCCTCATCGTTAAAAGCCTTTTTAAGATCAATACTAACCTCATCGTCCTTCTTCAGCCCGATCAATGCCTTCTTAGTTTTCTTATCCTCCACCAAATCCGTACGAACTGATGCTGTATTTTCTATACCACCTTCTAAAGGATTACCTTCCTTATCAAGCTGGGTAAGCGTACTGTACAAGACATCTCCATCTTCAGCGACCTCTGGATTGGTCATTTTACCATAACTCTTGCGTAAGTTTTTTATACGTGAAGCTAAAGTTTCTTCATCCACTTTAATGTCATACTGTGTCAATTTATCTTTTTCACTGAAGGGCGCTTCAAACGTTGGTGCCAGACCTATTTCATACTGGAACTTAAATTCATCATTAAAATCCCATTTGTATTCTGTAGTATCCCCTTCTTTTGGTAAAGGCTGACCCAATACTTCAATTTTATTCTCACTCAAGTAGTTATTCAGACTGTCACTTACCAAGCGATTAATCTCATCAAAAAGAATGGCCTTTCCATAGGTTTTCTTAATATGTGAAGTGGGTACCATCCCTGGACGGAAGCCAGGTAATTTTGCTTTCTTCGCTTGTTCCTTAATTGCCTTGTTTACACTCTCCGTATAATCTGCAGGAACAACATCTACATTGATAACTGCATTCAGGTCGTCTACTTTCTCCTGTGAAATGTTCATTAGTTGCGTTTTAATATGCTCAATACAAAAATTCCCCCCGATGTTGTCGGGAGGAATCAAGTGCGGAAGAAGGGACTCGAACCCCCACGCCTCTCGGCGCCAGATCCTAAGTCTGGTGCGGCTACCAATTACGCCACTTCCGCAGTACTTAGTGTTATTTTGGATTGCAAAACTAATACATTATACCCTTCTCTCCAAATATTTTTAAAAGAAATTGATACGCCTCATCCTAATAAGCTGATTTATGGGGTATTATTTTTCCTATCAAACTAATTTGCGGCAATATTCCTTTAATTGCGCATCAGAAAGTACTGCCGTAACGGAATTTGTTTCTATTGCTGCTTTAGGCATAACATCCACCTCTGCGAATTCAGGATTTTGAACCAATGTTACTCCGCCATATCTGTGTACGGCGCGGAGGCCCTCCGCACCATCCTTATTTGCTCCTGACAATAAAATAGCAACTAATTTATCTTGAAAGACTTCGGCCGCGCTTTGCAATGACACATCAATTGACGGCCTACAATAGTTCACCGGTTCTGAAACGTCCAGTGCCACTGTCTTATCGGTTTCAATCAATAAATGGTATCCCCCCGGCACAAAATATATTATCCCAGGTGTTAGTTTTTCTTTTTCTTCAGCCTCCTTAGCCCGCAATCTACATTTCTGTTGCACCATTTCCTCCAACGTACTATGGAACTTATCATTTCTATGGATAATTACCAATATAGCAAATGATATATCCGACTTAAGTTCCTGCAACAATTCCATCAACAACATTACACCTCCGGCAGAGCAGGCTATAACTAATAGATCAATCTGTTTATCCTGATCATACATGTCTATCTCCCCGCATCTTCAATATTTTTTAAGCAGTGTACAACCTATACCCGCACTGGTAGGCAATTTACGCAGACTGTAATTAAAATACAATATTATCACAAGGTGTTTACATAATATTTGCCTTAGCTAAACGGTTAACTATTCACTTTAATTGCCATGCTAAACTTAGCGAAAGCCCTCTACTTCTTTGTAAAGTATGCGCAGTAGTATACAGAATTAATGCACTTGACAACACGTCGTTTCGTTGACTAAAAACATGAAGCCATTACTATTATTACTTTTCTTTTTTATATACATTTGCGGGACTACTATTAAGAATTATTATAAATAAACACCAGGATACAGAAGCATAATAGTAGAAAAATACTACGATACAGTTAATTCAAATGCGTATCGAATTTTTTTATTATCATTTTTTTGATCATGACAAAAAAAATAGGTTTAGCAATGTTTCAGGAAATATTCAGAGCTGAAGCAATAACGAATATGTCAGATGCCTATATTACAGACGAGGTTTACACAATTAACCATCTTCATCTAAGTGCAAAGCATCGGATTATTAAATTTGAAGGAATTTCTATCATTTATCGTGATTGGCAATTGCCTGCACCTATATCCCTATTAACTAAGCACGAAAGACCTTTTTTAAAAATGCAATTTGAAATTGAGGGGTATTCTGATTTCGTAAGTGATGTAAGTATACCCTACAAAAGTATTGAGATACCTAACGGCAGGCATACTTTACTTTTCTTGCCTGAAGTAACTGGCACACTATACTACCCCAATTCACGTAAGGTATTAGATGTCATATTCACGAAAGAATACATTTCTGATCTTTTTGGAAATGATCTCCGTTGCCTGCTCCATTTCGGAAAAAGTATTGAAAACGGACAACCTTCGCTAATTGGCAACAACAGCTTGTTTATCACCAATCAGATGAAACGGATTATCGCCGAAATCTTGCATTGTACCTATCATGGGATCTTTAAAAAAACCTATATTGAAGCTAAAATCGTAGAGCTTCTAAATCTGCAGATTGATCAATTTACAAATACGAACATCTCCGCTACCAATACGATCAAATTGCATAAGGAGGACATTGACAAGTTGTACTATCTGAAGGAAATCATTGATAAAAAACCAGGAGCGAACTATTCACTTATGCAACTCGCAGAAATTGGCGGATTTAACGATTTTAAACTAAAAAAAGGTTTTAAACAATTGTTTGGTAATACTGTGTTCGGATATATCAATGATGTAAGGATGGAAAAATCGCATGAGTTGTTGCGAGAGGGAAAAATGAGTATTGCCAATATAGCATTTCTAATGGGTTATAAATATCCACACCATTTCTCCAAAACCTTCAAAAAGAAATTCGGCTATTTACCAAAAGAAGTAAAAGCCTAAAAAAGGCTGATGATCTATTTTGTTTTTGGAAGAAAAAAGGGTGTTTAATTTAGTGTTTATCATCCGAAACTACCTTTTAGTGTAAGGAAAACACCTATTGGTGTAAATTTTTCGTTTTTTTGAATTGAAACCGTTTAATTAGCATTAGTTTTTATATCCATAAGGCATTTAGCTCATTAGGTTAGGTTGATTAAAAAACAGTAGTTTTTAACCTCACTTCCCCAAAGTGAGGTTTTTTTATTTTCTATAAATTAGCTCAACTACACGTTGATTCACCCAAACGGCATTATGGAAAGCTTATCATACTAAAATCATTTCGTCTATTGCATCATCATCTTGTTATCCGTTTTGCATGAGATAGATGAGCCTGTAAATGGAAACGGATGTAAAAGGAATTTATTACAACAATAGGATATACCTATTCGCTACAGATCGCAAGAGCCAAGGCAGGGATAAAAAAATCGTCTGTAAAACATTTTACAGACGATCATCCAATTTTAAGTACCGTCCAGGGGGAATACTTTCAACATTTGAAACGCTTTTTAAGGCTTATTGAACCTAATTAATACAAGATTTGAAGATTACTGTATTTCTTCATTCCTGAATGTTCGAGTATCAATTTTCAGAATATTATCATGTTGATTCGTAATGACGCTTTCAACATATTCATTCTCCTTCAGCTGTCTCCTGTACTTGCTGCACATCTGTTGATAAAGCTGTTTTACTTTTCTGCGATCGCGGTATCGGACTAGGTATCCCTTTGCTTCACTAAGGCCAAATCCAATTACTGCACCAACAATACGTTCAATGATACATAGCCTACTACGTATATAAAATTTAGACCCAGCCAAAAACAACTATTTTTTCTTCCACACCACTGTTGCCGTAACAGCCCCGCCATTGGTAGTATTGGTTACCACATAGCTCAACATATTATTTTCAAGTTTGTAAGAACGTAACTGCACATCGCCCTCCCAGTTAGGATAAAAAGCATACTGTACATTGAAAGTAATCGTGTGCTTTTCAGGGTGAACAGTATATGTACCAAAATGCGAATTGTTGCCCTGCACCAAGGCAAGGTTTTCATCCGGCGTAGCCTTATTCTTGTCTCCTGCTGAGACTTTTGGACGAGTAGCTTTTAAAATTTGTATAGCGTAATCACCAGCGTCAGTAAACACAAGCAAACCCACAGGATTTTCGCCGTAAGGCAATGTTTTGCTTCCATCTGCATTGATATTTTCTACTGCTATCAACGACCATGTACCGACAAATTGTTTTCTGGTTTTTTTTGACAGCCTTAGATCCTGTGCCCGTAAAGGAGTAAATAACATTATAAATGCAACACACATTAAGTATCTCATAAATCATTGTTTATTTTTAAAAATTTAGTTTGTTTAATGTCGCAACAAGTGCCTGTTGCAATAACCTGCTTTTGTAAATTCATCTACACTTGAAGCTATAAAATCAATAGCAGGAAACAAGCCTATCAGTGTTTTTACAACACGTTGCGACAAATCGGCTTTTTGTTCTTCCGTTCTTCCTGCTAGAATATATCTGAATACATGAATGAAGTCGGTCTTTTTACCTCCAACTTCGTACCGCACATAAGGGTTCACTCTTACTTTAATATCTTCTTCTATAAAAAGACCACTTGCAATAGAAGCATCAAATACTGCTGTTAAGATCTCTGGTTCAGACACCTGTGTTAAAACATTTGCCGAACAATCAATAATAAAATGTGGCATAATTTATTCGTTTTTTAATGGTAGCCAATTCGTATAATTTCTCCGTTAGCCGAAGTTGCAATGCTTTTTAAATAGCCTTTAATCAAATCTTCGGCAGCAATGTCTGTGATTTTTGATGGGCTTATCACATTAATCCTGATACCTCTTGGCATTTCCAATGCAGCTGCCAATACAAAGCTGTTTACAGCGCCATTTGCTACAGCTTTTCCTGATGAACCTTTTGCAGGATTTTCACCCATTTTGCCTGATATGAGTGTAAATGAACCATGGTCATGGATGTGTTTCAGACCTGTAATTACAAGATTTATTTGAGCCAATAATTTTTGTTGCACTCCTGTAAAATATTTCTCATCCGTCATAGAAGGTAAGTCGCTTGTAACACTGTCGCCTGCCGCACAAACAACCGCATCTACAGTTCCTATTTGTGCAAATAGATTTTCAAGGGAAGCGATAGAAGAAATATCCGCCGAAACATCGCCACTGTTTCTTCCTGCCGTAATTACTTCATGTTTTTGTTGTAAGGCAGGTGTAATAATTTTTCCGATATTGCCATTTGCACCGATAATTAAAATTTTCATTTTCTTATAATTTGATAACGCAAAGTTATTCAGAAAATACACCTCTTAATTTGTACTATTTTACACTTTTTTTGTATTTTTACTGCTATGAAAGGAGAAACTTTGTACAGGCCTTATGAAATAGAATGGAAAGAAATGCTACGCTTCCCCAAAACCACCAAGCGCAATAATTTTTTTGAATTGATTTATGTGATAGACGGAACAGGCATTCAAATAGTAAACAAAAACAAGTTTAACTATCGCAAAGGCAATTTATTTTTACTAACCCCACAGGATGTATATTCATTTGATATTACTACGCCAACAACTTTCTTTTTTCTCCGTTTCAATGAATTATTTGTAAAGGAAAAAACCGACAAAGACAAAGATGCCGTAAACCAGGTGGAATATATTTTGCAAAATGCCAGTCACCGCCCGGGATGTATTTTAAAGAACAAAGTGGACAAGCCATTGATCACATCGCTTATTGAAAGTATCCTAAACGAACAAACCAATCAACAGTTGTACTACAATCGCATTACAGAGCAAATTACTAACACCATCATTACCGTTGTGGCAAGGAATATTGCTTTAAAACTTCCAAAGAACATAAAAGAAAGCACCGGCGAGCCAGTATTAGAGATACTGCAATACATTCAGGAAAATATTTTTGACCAAGAAAATTTAAGGGCAGAAAAACTCAGTGACCATTTTAATATATCGCTGAATTACTTGGGACGTTACTTTAAAAAGCAAATAGGTGAAACCCTGCAAAGCTATATCGTCAACTACAAATTGAGACTGGTAGAGATAAGGCTGCTGCACAGCGATATGCGGATAAATGAAATCGCTTACGAACTTAATTTCTCCGATGAAAGCCACCTGAACCGTGTATTTAAAAAATATAAAGGGATGAATCCGTCCGAGTTCAGAAAGACAAATAACACAAATTGAAAATTCAGCAACAGCACTTGTGTACGCTAGCGCACCAAGACGAACGGCGTCTGTTACGGCAATCACGGCCTTTTGATACAATTCTTGCGCACAAAGGTTAAAAATGGATTAGGTAAGTTCTGTTTGCATTATAGAGCATTGTACGACCATCCAAATAATGATTGTCTAAGAGCGGTTTTGAACATCGAAATGATAGACAATAATCACTACTTTCCTAATCCCGGATACAGAACCTACGACCAACACTTTTTCCCGTGTCCATTGTCTATTCTGTATGTTCAATTAAACCATATTGAAGTTCTAAAAGATAAAGAGAATACATACATTAACGCAGACATAGTCATTTTCTCAAAAGACTTTAAATAAAGGACAATACAGGGGTAGACTATGATTTCCTAAATGAAGTCGCCAACATGGATGAGCAGAAATTTTATGACGAATTGGAATATCAAATATTCAAATACCGAGCAATGGAGCCAGCAGGAAGCCGATGAATTGGAAAAACTAAGCCTGTTGGCCGAACGGTACGAGGATTAGGAGATGAAACTGATGCCCATGCCAGTAATGCTTAGTGCCGTGGTGGAAGCAAAAAAAGAAGAATTGGGCGTCACCCAAAAAGGACTGGCATCCATCCTTGGCATCGGCGCACCGAAATTATCCCAAATACTCAACGGAAAACGTGATCCCGATGTGGGTTTTCTGAAATCATTGCATCAAAAATTGGGGATTGATGGGAATTTTATTTTGGAAAAAGTATAGAATTTATTGCACTTTTTTAAACTCTGTAAAAACAAAAAAACCTGAAAATCAACTGATTAACAGGTTTTTTTAGTACCCAGGGCCGGGATCGAACCGGCACGGTTTCCCACTAGTGTTTGAGACTAGCGCGTCTACCAATTCCGCCACCTGGGCATCACATTGTACCGCTAACGGGATGCAAATATATCTGTTAATACTACAATCACCAAATAAAATTAAAATTTTATTTGGTGATATAGCTGTTAAGGTAATTTATCACCTACGGCCTTCATAATATCATTTCCCAGCGCAAAAATCATTAGTGCTACTATAATAATGAAACCAACAACTTGTGCCCTTTCCATAAACTTATCACTCAGCGGTTTACCCTTAATCATCTCCACTACTAAAAAGAGCGCATGCCCCCCATCTAAAGC
This Olivibacter sp. SDN3 DNA region includes the following protein-coding sequences:
- the tig gene encoding trigger factor, whose protein sequence is MNISQEKVDDLNAVINVDVVPADYTESVNKAIKEQAKKAKLPGFRPGMVPTSHIKKTYGKAILFDEINRLVSDSLNNYLSENKIEVLGQPLPKEGDTTEYKWDFNDEFKFQYEIGLAPTFEAPFSEKDKLTQYDIKVDEETLASRIKNLRKSYGKMTNPEVAEDGDVLYSTLTQLDKEGNPLEGGIENTASVRTDLVEDKKTKKALIGLKKDDEVSIDLKKAFNDEAIAKLLNITEEEVASLADTTFKLVVKNVNRLEEADLNQEFFDKLFGEGEVKTEEEFRARVTTEVESMLVQNSDQRLQNDLYTLGMEKVDVKFPDEFLKRWLKATNEKLTDEELNEGYEDFVKNLKWTLIENKIITENKLEIKYEEVFKLAKERIAAQFKMYSPQPVSEEQLSQYTVQFLQDKEQANRLFEEVKALKVFDFLKGVVKLNKKDIDYNKFLELK
- a CDS encoding lipocalin-like domain-containing protein, producing the protein MRYLMCVAFIMLFTPLRAQDLRLSKKTRKQFVGTWSLIAVENINADGSKTLPYGENPVGLLVFTDAGDYAIQILKATRPKVSAGDKNKATPDENLALVQGNNSHFGTYTVHPEKHTITFNVQYAFYPNWEGDVQLRSYKLENNMLSYVVTNTTNGGAVTATVVWKKK
- the clpP gene encoding ATP-dependent Clp endopeptidase proteolytic subunit ClpP, producing the protein MNIDKNEFRKYAVKHHRIGSQHVDKFINKVEQQSPVSLTPYIIEERQLNVAQMDVFSRLMMDRIIFLGDAVTDQVANIIQAQLLFLQSADAHRDIQIYINSPGGSVYAGLGIYDTMQYIAPDVATICTGMAASMGAVLLVAGAKGKRAALKHSRVMIHQPSGGAQGVAADMEINLREMLKLKKELYQIIADHSGQPYDWVEKASDRDFWMTSSEAKENGMIDEVLTGKKDK
- a CDS encoding helix-turn-helix transcriptional regulator, yielding MPVMLSAVVEAKKEELGVTQKGLASILGIGAPKLSQILNGKRDPDVGFLKSLHQKLGIDGNFILEKV
- a CDS encoding chemotaxis protein CheB, whose amino-acid sequence is MYDQDKQIDLLVIACSAGGVMLLMELLQELKSDISFAILVIIHRNDKFHSTLEEMVQQKCRLRAKEAEEKEKLTPGIIYFVPGGYHLLIETDKTVALDVSEPVNYCRPSIDVSLQSAAEVFQDKLVAILLSGANKDGAEGLRAVHRYGGVTLVQNPEFAEVDVMPKAAIETNSVTAVLSDAQLKEYCRKLV
- a CDS encoding helix-turn-helix transcriptional regulator, yielding MTKKIGLAMFQEIFRAEAITNMSDAYITDEVYTINHLHLSAKHRIIKFEGISIIYRDWQLPAPISLLTKHERPFLKMQFEIEGYSDFVSDVSIPYKSIEIPNGRHTLLFLPEVTGTLYYPNSRKVLDVIFTKEYISDLFGNDLRCLLHFGKSIENGQPSLIGNNSLFITNQMKRIIAEILHCTYHGIFKKTYIEAKIVELLNLQIDQFTNTNISATNTIKLHKEDIDKLYYLKEIIDKKPGANYSLMQLAEIGGFNDFKLKKGFKQLFGNTVFGYINDVRMEKSHELLREGKMSIANIAFLMGYKYPHHFSKTFKKKFGYLPKEVKA
- a CDS encoding short chain dehydrogenase gives rise to the protein MKILIIGANGNIGKIITPALQQKHEVITAGRNSGDVSADISSIASLENLFAQIGTVDAVVCAAGDSVTSDLPSMTDEKYFTGVQQKLLAQINLVITGLKHIHDHGSFTLISGKMGENPAKGSSGKAVANGAVNSFVLAAALEMPRGIRINVISPSKITDIAAEDLIKGYLKSIATSANGEIIRIGYH
- a CDS encoding 5-carboxymethyl-2-hydroxymuconate Delta-isomerase; translation: MPHFIIDCSANVLTQVSEPEILTAVFDASIASGLFIEEDIKVRVNPYVRYEVGGKKTDFIHVFRYILAGRTEEQKADLSQRVVKTLIGLFPAIDFIASSVDEFTKAGYCNRHLLRH
- a CDS encoding AraC family transcriptional regulator, with product MKGETLYRPYEIEWKEMLRFPKTTKRNNFFELIYVIDGTGIQIVNKNKFNYRKGNLFLLTPQDVYSFDITTPTTFFFLRFNELFVKEKTDKDKDAVNQVEYILQNASHRPGCILKNKVDKPLITSLIESILNEQTNQQLYYNRITEQITNTIITVVARNIALKLPKNIKESTGEPVLEILQYIQENIFDQENLRAEKLSDHFNISLNYLGRYFKKQIGETLQSYIVNYKLRLVEIRLLHSDMRINEIAYELNFSDESHLNRVFKKYKGMNPSEFRKTNNTN